The following are encoded in a window of Bradyrhizobium guangdongense genomic DNA:
- a CDS encoding septal ring lytic transglycosylase RlpA family protein — protein MYNPFRPGKEEGGPRTASGERYDPSAWTAAIKTTLRRKFGGVQFGVKPKFALVEAAGKKVIVKINDVGPLRPGRVIDLNERTMRHFDPGLERGVIKDVRVSPLSGDDWTLGPVG, from the coding sequence ATGTACAATCCGTTCAGGCCCGGCAAGGAGGAGGGCGGTCCGCGCACCGCCTCGGGCGAACGCTATGATCCCTCGGCCTGGACAGCGGCCATCAAGACGACTTTGCGCCGCAAATTCGGCGGCGTCCAATTTGGTGTGAAGCCGAAATTCGCGCTCGTCGAGGCGGCCGGCAAGAAGGTCATCGTCAAGATCAATGACGTCGGCCCGCTCAGGCCCGGCCGCGTCATCGACCTCAACGAGCGGACGATGCGGCATTTCGATCCAGGCCTGGAGCGCGGAGTCATCAAGGACGTAAGGGTCAGCCCGCTCTCAGGCGACGACTGGACATTGGGACCGGTGGGCTGA
- the napE gene encoding periplasmic nitrate reductase, NapE protein, translated as MSAPDDAPSRVRRKRMEIFAFLFLTAVVMPVLAVGTVGSYGLGVWIYQMFAGPPGPPPSPH; from the coding sequence ATGTCGGCCCCTGACGACGCGCCTTCCCGCGTGCGCCGTAAGCGCATGGAAATTTTTGCGTTCCTGTTCCTGACCGCGGTCGTGATGCCCGTTCTCGCGGTCGGAACGGTCGGCTCTTACGGCCTAGGCGTCTGGATCTACCAGATGTTCGCCGGCCCTCCCGGTCCGCCGCCCTCCCCCCATTGA
- a CDS encoding autotransporter outer membrane beta-barrel domain-containing protein: MLFTTVCLSATGAQAQDATWLTNPGSGDFNTATNWTPAAVPTGTAFFNTSNTTALSFAGDTTIGGLTFNPGASNYTFTNNHDLMFDGAGIVINGGSATINGGTLIFNIASSAGSATINGYTLFYGTSTAANATINGHGEFSGSSTAGNSTITINVGDVFLFSSSSTAGSSRILNNDSLVFKSTSAAGNAAITNSSSGTIQFQDSATAGHASITNAGAVVFGVDIGSGFTNSTAGSATINNSGSGSVVFSNTSSGANATITNNATPGAGRVVFQDSSTAGSAAIANNTGEIIFIDSSTAGNATIVNNAPLSLNGAVVFGGGSTADAATIITNAGAGTGFSGAATGGTARFITSANGLVDISGLATAGMTAGSIEGAGNYFLGAKELTVGGNNLSTTVSGVISDGRFDGDPAGGVGGSLVKVGAGTLTLSGANTYTGATTVNGGVLRVEGSIASSSLTTVNAGGALAGSGTVGEAVIASGGILLPRSGPAGSAMTIAGNLAFQSGALYLVTLNSNGASSVNVTGTAALGGAVGISVATGGTVAKQYTILSAAGGVSGTFTSLDGTGAPAGVAASLSYDSSHAYLNFALDYGTRTGLNANQSAVAATLQNFFDANGGINVAFAGRSASDLTQLSGESATGSQQTTFDAMSQFLGLLTDPFVTGRDGSTAGSGGVVPFAEENSSLASAARAGDARDAFARMPRKAAAAELASDRRWSVWAAGFGGSQTTSGNAALGSANTTSGIYGTAVGAGYRFSPDTIAGFALAGGGTSFSVNGLGWGRSDLFQAGAFARHTVGPAYLTAALAYGWQDVTTDRIVTATGVDHLRAEFNANAWSGRVESGYHFVAPWIGGVAITPYAAGQVTTFNLPNYAESVVSGAGTFALTYAAKGVTDTRSELGLRGDKSFAMQDAMLTLRGRLAWAHDFSPDRSIGAVFQSLPGTAFVVNGARQASESALTTATAEVKWSSGWSIGASFEGEFSNMTRSYAGKGAVRYAW; this comes from the coding sequence ATGTTGTTCACTACGGTGTGCCTTTCAGCGACCGGCGCGCAGGCGCAGGACGCGACGTGGCTCACCAATCCGGGCTCGGGCGATTTCAACACGGCGACCAACTGGACTCCCGCCGCGGTCCCCACCGGCACCGCGTTCTTCAACACGTCGAACACCACGGCATTGTCGTTCGCAGGCGATACGACGATCGGGGGCCTCACGTTCAACCCCGGCGCGTCGAACTACACCTTCACCAACAATCATGACCTCATGTTCGACGGGGCCGGTATCGTGATCAATGGCGGCAGCGCCACGATCAACGGGGGTACACTGATTTTCAATATCGCCAGCAGTGCGGGTAGCGCCACCATCAACGGCTATACGCTCTTTTATGGAACCAGCACGGCCGCGAACGCCACGATCAACGGACATGGGGAGTTCAGTGGCAGCAGCACGGCCGGCAATTCCACCATCACGATCAACGTCGGAGATGTTTTTCTTTTTTCGAGCAGCAGCACCGCCGGAAGCTCCCGCATTTTGAATAACGACAGCTTGGTCTTCAAGTCCACGAGCGCGGCAGGCAACGCGGCCATCACGAACAGCAGCAGCGGGACCATCCAATTCCAGGACAGTGCCACGGCCGGGCACGCCAGCATCACGAATGCCGGCGCGGTGGTCTTCGGTGTGGACATTGGTTCGGGCTTTACCAACAGCACCGCCGGCAGTGCCACAATCAACAACAGCGGCAGCGGTAGTGTTGTTTTCTCGAATACCAGCAGTGGCGCCAACGCCACCATCACGAATAACGCCACCCCTGGGGCGGGACGGGTCGTGTTCCAGGACAGCAGCACGGCCGGCAGTGCCGCCATCGCCAACAACACCGGCGAGATCATTTTTATCGACAGCAGCACCGCGGGCAATGCCACCATCGTCAACAACGCCCCTCTCAGCCTCAATGGCGCTGTCGTCTTTGGAGGCGGCAGCACGGCGGACGCCGCCACGATCATCACCAATGCCGGCGCCGGCACCGGATTTAGCGGCGCTGCCACCGGCGGAACCGCGCGCTTCATCACCAGTGCGAATGGATTGGTCGACATCTCAGGGCTGGCCACCGCCGGCATGACGGCCGGCTCGATCGAGGGCGCCGGAAACTATTTTCTCGGCGCAAAGGAGCTGACCGTCGGCGGCAACAATCTCTCCACCACCGTCAGCGGGGTCATTTCCGATGGCAGGTTTGATGGCGATCCGGCGGGTGGCGTCGGCGGCTCGCTGGTGAAGGTGGGTGCCGGCACCCTGACCCTGTCGGGCGCCAACACTTATACCGGTGCCACGACGGTCAATGGCGGTGTGTTGCGGGTCGAGGGCTCGATCGCATCCTCGAGCCTGACAACGGTGAATGCTGGCGGCGCACTCGCAGGCAGCGGCACCGTCGGCGAAGCCGTGATTGCCAGCGGCGGCATATTGCTGCCCCGCAGCGGGCCGGCGGGCTCAGCGATGACAATCGCGGGCAACCTCGCCTTCCAGTCGGGCGCGCTGTACCTGGTGACGCTCAATTCGAATGGCGCCTCGTCGGTCAACGTGACCGGCACCGCGGCGCTCGGCGGAGCGGTCGGCATCAGCGTCGCCACCGGCGGCACCGTGGCGAAGCAATACACGATCCTGTCCGCGGCGGGTGGCGTCAGCGGCACGTTCACCAGCCTCGATGGTACGGGCGCGCCGGCCGGCGTTGCCGCGAGCCTCAGCTATGACAGCAGCCACGCCTATCTGAATTTTGCGCTCGACTACGGCACCCGGACCGGTCTCAACGCCAACCAGAGCGCAGTCGCGGCCACGCTGCAGAACTTCTTCGACGCCAACGGTGGCATCAACGTCGCCTTTGCCGGGCGTTCTGCGAGCGACCTGACCCAGCTGTCGGGCGAGAGCGCGACAGGATCGCAGCAGACCACGTTCGACGCCATGAGCCAGTTCCTGGGATTGCTGACCGATCCGTTCGTCACGGGCCGCGACGGCAGCACGGCGGGCAGCGGCGGCGTGGTGCCGTTCGCCGAGGAGAACTCGTCGCTCGCCTCCGCCGCGCGTGCCGGCGATGCGCGCGACGCCTTCGCCCGCATGCCGCGCAAGGCCGCAGCCGCAGAGCTTGCCTCCGACCGGCGCTGGAGCGTTTGGGCCGCGGGCTTCGGCGGTTCGCAGACCACAAGCGGCAACGCTGCGCTCGGCTCGGCCAACACGACGAGCGGCATCTACGGCACGGCTGTCGGTGCCGGCTACCGCTTCTCGCCGGACACCATCGCCGGCTTCGCACTCGCCGGCGGCGGCACCAGTTTCAGCGTCAACGGCCTCGGCTGGGGCCGCTCGGATCTGTTCCAGGCCGGCGCCTTCGCGCGCCACACTGTCGGCCCGGCCTATCTCACCGCCGCGTTAGCCTACGGCTGGCAGGACGTGACCACCGACCGCATCGTCACGGCGACGGGCGTCGACCACCTGCGCGCGGAGTTCAACGCCAATGCCTGGTCGGGGCGCGTGGAAAGCGGCTACCACTTCGTTGCGCCGTGGATCGGCGGCGTCGCTATCACGCCCTATGCCGCAGGCCAGGTCACGACCTTCAACCTGCCGAACTACGCGGAGAGCGTCGTCTCGGGAGCCGGCACCTTTGCCCTGACCTATGCGGCCAAGGGCGTCACCGACACTCGCAGCGAACTCGGCCTGCGCGGCGACAAGTCGTTTGCAATGCAGGACGCCATGCTGACGCTGCGCGGCCGCTTGGCCTGGGCCCATGACTTCAGCCCGGACCGCAGCATCGGCGCCGTGTTCCAGTCGCTGCCAGGCACAGCGTTCGTCGTCAACGGCGCGCGCCAGGCCAGCGAGTCCGCCCTCACCACGGCAACAGCCGAGGTGAAATGGTCCAGCGGCTGGTCGATCGGCGCGAGCTTCGAGGGCGAGTTCTCCAATATGACGCGCTCCTACGCCGGCAAGGGCGCAGTGCGGTACGCCTGGTAG
- a CDS encoding helix-turn-helix transcriptional regulator, translated as MRSRAVRANLAAGDVAPAVLAIGRPDFPDVLIDTLRRQAGVGHCMVFALTRTGAASCLLDVGNIPVGGDLGAAYAGQFHESDPNRDALFEAEAGAPILLPSFAPRMYGARYRKIFFNDSDIVDKCATAIWTGGTCFYVNFYRISAQGRFDDAARARLQAIAPTIGASVARHFQQAAIATPDQSLTALFATRAPLSALTPREQEVCRGILLGFSSEAISQDLGISLHSTLTYRKRAYQRLGISSQNELFAIVLRLLSGASSLN; from the coding sequence ATGCGGTCTCGGGCGGTGCGCGCAAATTTGGCGGCCGGCGATGTCGCGCCCGCGGTGCTCGCCATCGGCCGCCCCGACTTTCCTGATGTCCTGATCGACACGCTGCGCCGGCAGGCCGGCGTCGGCCATTGCATGGTGTTTGCGCTGACGCGCACCGGTGCTGCGAGCTGCCTGCTCGATGTCGGCAATATCCCTGTTGGCGGCGATCTCGGTGCCGCCTATGCCGGCCAGTTCCACGAGTCCGATCCCAATCGCGATGCGCTGTTCGAGGCCGAGGCCGGCGCGCCGATCCTGCTGCCGAGCTTCGCGCCGCGCATGTACGGCGCGCGCTACCGGAAAATCTTCTTCAACGATTCCGACATCGTCGACAAATGCGCGACCGCGATCTGGACCGGCGGTACCTGCTTCTACGTCAATTTCTACCGCATCAGTGCGCAGGGGCGCTTTGACGACGCCGCGCGTGCCCGGCTTCAGGCCATTGCGCCGACGATCGGAGCCAGCGTTGCGCGTCATTTCCAGCAGGCGGCGATCGCGACGCCGGACCAATCGCTCACCGCGCTGTTTGCGACGCGCGCGCCGCTCTCCGCGCTGACGCCGCGCGAGCAGGAGGTCTGCCGCGGCATCCTGCTCGGCTTCAGCTCCGAGGCGATCTCGCAAGATCTCGGCATCAGCCTGCATTCGACCCTGACCTACCGCAAGCGTGCCTATCAGCGGCTCGGCATTTCCTCCCAGAACGAATTGTTTGCGATCGTGCTGCGGCTGCTCTCGGGCGCATCCAGCCTGAATTAG
- a CDS encoding Crp/Fnr family transcriptional regulator, which produces MDNKLLARLPPAELKLIQPHLQPVELRYGQVLAEPDEPIRDMHFPTQGVLSMVNEPEDGDVIEFATVGNEGMAGVPLLLGASTMPSRVFVQVGGSGFRGEASRLLHVLKETPTFHARLMRYVLALFNQVAQGASCNRLHDVQERCARWLLHTHDRVNGESFTLTQEFLSQMLGVHRPTVTIAARMLQQAGLIRYSRGHIEVIDRPGLEAASCPCYRLISDQYARLQNET; this is translated from the coding sequence ATGGACAACAAGCTTCTGGCAAGGCTCCCGCCGGCGGAGCTGAAGCTCATCCAGCCCCACTTGCAACCCGTCGAGTTGCGCTACGGACAGGTGTTGGCGGAGCCCGATGAGCCGATCAGGGACATGCACTTCCCCACTCAGGGTGTGCTCTCCATGGTGAACGAGCCGGAGGATGGGGACGTCATCGAGTTCGCGACGGTCGGCAACGAGGGCATGGCGGGAGTTCCGCTTCTCCTGGGCGCATCGACCATGCCGAGCCGCGTCTTCGTGCAGGTGGGCGGTTCGGGTTTTCGGGGCGAAGCAAGCAGGCTTCTCCACGTCCTGAAAGAGACCCCCACGTTTCATGCGCGGCTGATGCGATACGTGCTGGCGCTGTTCAATCAGGTCGCGCAGGGGGCGTCGTGCAACCGCCTGCACGACGTGCAGGAACGCTGCGCGCGATGGCTGCTGCACACGCATGACCGTGTGAATGGCGAGAGCTTCACGCTGACCCAGGAATTCCTGAGTCAGATGCTCGGGGTGCATCGTCCCACGGTGACGATTGCCGCGCGGATGCTCCAGCAGGCCGGCCTGATACGCTACAGCCGCGGCCACATCGAAGTCATCGATCGGCCCGGTCTCGAAGCCGCGTCATGTCCGTGTTATCGGCTGATATCGGATCAATATGCGCGGTTGCAGAACGAGACTTGA
- a CDS encoding LLM class flavin-dependent oxidoreductase, whose product MKFGIFYELQLPRPWTPGDELALYQNALLQMELADRLGYDHAWVVEHHFLEEYSHSPSPESFLAAASQRTRNIRLGHGILQLTTNHPARIAERVAVLDLLSNGRCEFGMGESASITELTPFGRDMETKKEVFEEAVAAIFPMFRDAGSEHHGKYFDIPLRNVVPKPVQKPHPPLWMACSQLPTIERAGRHGFGALGFQFVSADAAHAWVHAYYNAMTKRLTKLADYEINPNMALVSFFMCAKTDEEARARADGATFFQFALRFYGASQNRQRPAPYTVNMWDEYIKWKRDNPEAQEAALRGGLIGSPETIRRKLKRFQSSHIDQVILLKQAGKNSHEHICESLELFGREVMPEFQNDPAQAAWKQGVMSGEIQLEEIDTEAFTDRYGKLAINVARAG is encoded by the coding sequence ATGAAGTTCGGCATCTTCTACGAGCTGCAACTGCCGCGGCCCTGGACGCCCGGCGACGAACTCGCGCTCTATCAGAACGCGCTCTTGCAGATGGAGCTCGCCGATCGTCTCGGTTACGACCATGCCTGGGTGGTCGAGCATCACTTCCTCGAGGAATATTCGCACTCGCCTTCGCCGGAGTCGTTCCTCGCCGCCGCGAGCCAACGCACCAGGAACATCCGGCTCGGTCACGGCATCCTCCAGCTCACCACCAACCATCCGGCGCGAATCGCCGAGCGCGTCGCAGTGCTCGATCTGCTCAGCAACGGCCGCTGCGAATTCGGCATGGGCGAGAGCGCCTCGATCACCGAGCTGACGCCGTTCGGCCGCGACATGGAGACCAAGAAGGAGGTGTTCGAGGAGGCGGTCGCCGCGATCTTCCCGATGTTCAGGGACGCCGGCTCCGAGCATCACGGCAAGTATTTCGACATCCCGTTGCGCAACGTCGTGCCCAAGCCGGTGCAGAAGCCGCATCCGCCGCTGTGGATGGCCTGCTCGCAATTGCCGACCATCGAGCGCGCCGGCCGTCACGGTTTCGGCGCGCTCGGCTTCCAGTTCGTCAGCGCCGATGCCGCGCATGCCTGGGTGCATGCCTACTACAATGCGATGACCAAGCGGCTCACGAAGCTCGCCGACTACGAGATCAACCCGAACATGGCGCTGGTGTCGTTCTTCATGTGCGCGAAGACCGACGAGGAGGCGCGCGCCCGCGCCGACGGCGCCACCTTCTTCCAGTTCGCGCTGCGCTTCTACGGCGCCTCGCAGAATCGCCAGCGGCCGGCGCCCTACACCGTCAACATGTGGGACGAGTATATCAAGTGGAAGCGCGACAATCCGGAGGCGCAGGAGGCCGCCTTGCGCGGCGGCCTGATCGGCTCGCCCGAGACCATCCGCCGGAAGCTGAAGCGCTTCCAGTCCTCGCATATCGACCAGGTCATCCTGCTCAAACAGGCCGGCAAGAACAGCCACGAGCACATCTGCGAATCGCTGGAGCTGTTCGGCCGCGAGGTGATGCCGGAGTTTCAGAACGATCCGGCGCAAGCCGCCTGGAAGCAGGGCGTGATGAGCGGCGAGATCCAGCTCGAAGAGATCGACACCGAGGCCTTCACCGACCGTTACGGCAAGCTCGCCATCAACGTCGCGCGCGCCGGGTAG
- a CDS encoding chaperone NapD: protein MAHATLNRRALITGRVLNTDRIISPPGCEIASILVQARPERLDALEAEIAALPGCEIHGRDIRGKLVVVTEAPDAGSLGTMLNTIQSLRDVYSAALVFHAIETA, encoded by the coding sequence ATGGCACACGCCACACTGAACCGTCGCGCACTGATCACAGGCCGCGTGCTCAACACTGACCGCATCATCTCTCCTCCGGGCTGCGAGATCGCCAGCATCCTGGTGCAGGCGCGCCCCGAGCGCCTCGACGCTCTGGAAGCCGAGATCGCCGCGTTGCCCGGCTGCGAGATCCATGGCCGCGACATCAGAGGAAAACTCGTCGTCGTGACCGAGGCGCCCGACGCCGGCAGCCTCGGCACCATGCTCAACACCATCCAGTCGCTGCGCGACGTCTATTCCGCGGCGCTGGTCTTTCACGCCATCGAAACCGCCTAA